In Mycolicibacterium mucogenicum DSM 44124, the following are encoded in one genomic region:
- a CDS encoding N-acyl-D-amino-acid deacylase family protein → MTYDVIVKDGLWFDGTGRTPQLRNLGIRDGVVATVSAQPLDETGCPDVIDAKGKWVTPGFIDVHTHYDAEVLLDPGLRESVRHGVTTVLLGMCSLSTVYAENDDAADLFSRVEAVPRKFVVGALEENRSWSGPAEYVQALEALPLGPNVSSLLGHSDLRTSVLGLDRATTPNVTPTNAELETMASRLEAALDAGMLGMSGMDAAIDKLDGDRFRSRALPSTFATWRERRRLIKVLRKRGRILQSAPNVAKLQEALNFFLESSGWFGRRAGVRMSLLVAADAKSSPGAVYLLGPVTRLANKVLNSKVRFQHLPVPFELYSDGIDLPVFEEFGAGTAALHLRDQLERNKLMADPEYRRRFRKSFDKKVLGPTLWHRDFHDSTIVECPDKSLIGKSFGQIADERGSHPLDAFLDVLVEHGERNTRWTTIVANHRPKQLDKLAVEPSVHMGFSDAGAHLRNMAFYNYALRMLRRVQDADKAGRPFMTTEHAVHRLTGEVADWFGLEAGTLRQGERADFVVIDPAGLDAGLEAYHEDSVEFYGGLSRMVNRSDAAVVATGVGGQVVFRDGEFVEGYGDTVKSGHYLPARGAKLPVAQAV, encoded by the coding sequence ATGACCTACGACGTGATCGTCAAAGACGGCCTGTGGTTCGACGGCACCGGCCGCACGCCGCAATTGCGCAATCTGGGTATCCGCGACGGCGTCGTCGCGACGGTGTCGGCACAGCCGCTCGATGAGACGGGCTGCCCCGACGTCATCGACGCCAAGGGCAAGTGGGTGACGCCGGGCTTCATCGACGTCCACACCCACTACGACGCCGAGGTGCTGCTCGATCCGGGCCTGCGGGAGTCCGTCCGCCATGGCGTGACGACCGTGCTGCTGGGCATGTGCTCGCTGTCGACGGTCTACGCCGAGAACGACGACGCCGCCGACCTGTTCAGCCGCGTCGAGGCGGTGCCGCGCAAGTTCGTCGTCGGCGCGCTCGAGGAGAACCGGTCGTGGTCCGGACCCGCCGAGTACGTGCAGGCGCTCGAGGCCCTGCCGCTGGGCCCGAACGTCAGCTCGCTGCTGGGCCACTCCGACCTGCGCACCTCGGTGCTGGGTCTGGACCGCGCGACGACCCCGAACGTCACCCCGACCAACGCCGAGCTCGAGACCATGGCGTCGCGGCTCGAGGCCGCCCTGGACGCCGGCATGCTCGGCATGTCCGGTATGGACGCCGCGATCGACAAGCTCGACGGTGACCGCTTCCGGTCCCGCGCGCTGCCGTCGACCTTCGCCACGTGGCGTGAGCGCCGCCGCCTGATCAAGGTGCTGCGCAAGCGCGGCCGCATCCTGCAGAGCGCGCCCAACGTCGCGAAACTGCAAGAGGCACTGAACTTCTTCCTCGAGAGCAGCGGCTGGTTCGGTCGTCGTGCCGGCGTGCGCATGAGTCTGCTGGTGGCCGCCGACGCCAAGTCGTCGCCTGGCGCGGTGTACCTGCTGGGCCCGGTGACGCGCCTGGCCAACAAGGTCCTGAACTCTAAGGTCCGCTTCCAGCACCTGCCGGTGCCGTTCGAATTGTATTCGGACGGAATCGATCTCCCGGTTTTCGAGGAGTTCGGTGCGGGCACCGCCGCGCTGCATCTGCGCGACCAGCTGGAGCGCAACAAGCTGATGGCCGACCCGGAGTACCGGCGCCGGTTCCGCAAGTCGTTCGACAAGAAGGTGCTGGGCCCGACGCTGTGGCACCGTGACTTCCACGACTCGACCATCGTCGAGTGCCCCGACAAGTCGTTGATCGGCAAGAGCTTTGGCCAGATCGCCGACGAGCGCGGCAGCCACCCGCTCGATGCCTTCCTCGACGTCCTCGTCGAGCACGGCGAGCGCAACACGCGCTGGACAACCATCGTGGCCAACCACCGTCCCAAGCAGCTCGACAAGCTGGCCGTCGAACCGTCCGTGCACATGGGCTTCTCGGATGCCGGTGCGCACCTTCGCAATATGGCGTTCTACAACTACGCGCTGCGGATGCTGCGCCGCGTGCAGGACGCCGACAAGGCCGGCCGCCCGTTCATGACCACCGAGCACGCCGTGCACCGGCTCACCGGTGAGGTCGCCGACTGGTTCGGCCTGGAGGCCGGCACGCTGCGTCAGGGTGAGCGCGCCGATTTCGTGGTGATCGACCCCGCCGGCCTCGACGCCGGACTCGAGGCGTACCACGAGGATTCGGTCGAGTTCTACGGTGGCCTGAGCCGCATGGTCAACCGCAGCGACGCCGCCGTGGTGGCGACCGGTGTGGGTGGTCAGGTGGTGTTCCGCGACGGTGAATTCGTCGAGGGCTACGGCGACACGGTGAAGTCCGGCCACTACCTGCCGGCGCGTGGCGCGAAACTGCCGGTGGCGCAAGCGGTCTGA